From a region of the Streptomyces sp. B21-083 genome:
- a CDS encoding LysR family transcriptional regulator, translated as MELEVRHLRALCAIADTGSLHRAARQLGVAQPSLSTQLRRIEQELGGELFTRTRTGCHPTPLGRVVLSRARPLVAEMRSLVTEARAAATEGPQLRIGSTASRALSGWLRRLRQRQQEPALRMDVSANALLRMVADGRLDVAFVHEVEGCPLSVPDGLRLRVLVDREPQFVSLPADHPAAARPVVHLSELAGDRWMADETVDGEFDAVLRMLHTAGLNPRVLHGDYHTTASLVATGEVVTVCQATCLPRPEMAVRRLHGDPLGVRLLLAARTETELDGVHPALAEAYEEVARQAPAYREWLAQRDTKTPVPALP; from the coding sequence ATGGAGCTAGAGGTGAGGCACCTTCGGGCGCTGTGCGCCATAGCCGACACCGGCAGCCTCCACCGGGCCGCCCGCCAACTGGGCGTGGCCCAACCCTCGTTGAGCACCCAGTTGCGCCGGATCGAACAGGAACTGGGCGGCGAGCTGTTCACCCGCACCCGGACCGGCTGCCACCCGACGCCGCTCGGCCGGGTCGTCCTGAGCCGGGCCCGCCCTCTGGTGGCGGAGATGCGCTCCCTGGTCACGGAGGCGAGGGCCGCCGCGACGGAGGGGCCTCAGCTGCGCATCGGCTCGACGGCCAGCCGGGCTCTCTCGGGCTGGCTGCGCCGGCTCCGTCAGCGCCAGCAGGAGCCGGCCCTCCGCATGGACGTCTCCGCGAACGCGCTGCTGCGCATGGTCGCCGACGGCAGGCTCGACGTGGCGTTCGTGCACGAGGTCGAGGGCTGCCCGCTCAGCGTCCCCGACGGCCTCCGCCTGCGCGTACTGGTCGACAGGGAACCCCAGTTCGTGTCCCTGCCCGCCGACCATCCGGCCGCCGCGAGACCGGTCGTCCACCTCTCCGAGCTGGCCGGCGACCGTTGGATGGCGGACGAGACGGTCGACGGCGAGTTCGACGCCGTACTGCGCATGCTGCACACCGCCGGCCTCAACCCCCGTGTCCTGCACGGCGATTACCACACCACGGCCTCGCTGGTGGCGACCGGCGAGGTCGTCACCGTCTGCCAGGCGACCTGTCTGCCCCGCCCCGAGATGGCGGTACGCCGACTGCACGGCGACCCGCTCGGCGTACGGCTGCTGCTGGCGGCCCGCACGGAGACCGAGCTGGACGGGGTGCATCCGGCGCTGGCGGAG
- the snpA gene encoding snapalysin, with translation MRKPTSVALAATLGLSLATLALGTAVPASAAPAPETTSTTAKVAYVGSAEEASANKAFFEAVLKSVAEKRAADPRSAAAVTVIYNASRAPSFSAEIARSTSIWNGSVTNVKLQSGSASAADFTYREGNSSQGSYASTDGHGSGYIFLDYAQSDQYDPTRITAHETGHVLGLPDHYSGPCSELMSGGGPGTSCTNANPNSAERSRVNQLWANGLATAMR, from the coding sequence ATGAGAAAGCCCACCTCTGTCGCCCTGGCGGCGACGTTAGGCCTGAGCCTGGCAACTCTCGCCCTGGGTACGGCGGTTCCCGCATCCGCCGCACCCGCACCCGAGACCACCTCGACCACCGCGAAGGTCGCGTACGTCGGGTCGGCCGAGGAAGCCTCCGCGAACAAGGCGTTCTTCGAGGCCGTACTGAAGTCCGTGGCGGAGAAACGCGCCGCCGACCCGCGCTCGGCAGCCGCCGTCACCGTCATCTACAACGCGTCCCGCGCGCCCTCCTTCAGCGCCGAGATAGCCCGCTCCACGTCGATCTGGAACGGCTCGGTGACGAACGTGAAGCTGCAGTCGGGCTCCGCGTCCGCCGCCGACTTCACCTACCGCGAGGGCAACAGCTCCCAGGGCTCCTACGCCTCCACGGACGGCCACGGCAGCGGCTACATCTTTCTCGACTACGCGCAGAGCGACCAGTACGACCCGACCCGTATCACCGCCCACGAGACCGGCCATGTGCTCGGGCTGCCCGACCACTACTCGGGCCCGTGCAGCGAGTTGATGTCGGGCGGCGGTCCCGGTACGTCCTGCACCAACGCCAACCCGAACTCGGCCGAACGCTCCCGCGTGAACCAGCTGTGGGCCAACGGCCTCGCGACGGCGATGCGTTAG
- a CDS encoding FUSC family protein produces the protein MSREFPIGLTPPDWLVRNLRPQPAPPVNRPAVARAAIAMSLPLAVGLATGHAAYGALASMGALSGVIGDTADAYRMRILNIAIPQLFGALGVTLGALVYGHGWTAVVAVTGVALVSGMISTIGAVASVSGLLLLLNSLIGAGLPLPGAWWLAPALMSGGGLLVLVLALLAWPLRSGVPERAAVAQTYRKVAELLAAGTTDGYEDARYAVTQSLNQSYDLVLARRARHHGRSPELVRLLAQLNAITPVVEAAPAAHQAGRPLPPEVPQAVRHLADAVETGYGGPLGLDIPAPADQTSRAVEQALRHTAEVVGSRSPDLRTAVADDDRLGRPATLRARAVRSARDVLLSGGSWRYGLRLALCIGLAQVLVSIVPVPRSYWVALTITFVLKPDFGSVFSRALLRALGTVAGLVIAAGVLVQVPRGWWDVPVILLLATLIPALTPRGYGYQTAAITPVILLLSDILNHQGAALLLPRLLDSLMGCGIALVAGYLLWPESWHTRVGVRLADAVADTARYVESAFRADTEGAVRARMRRRLYRDLSVVRTEFQRALTEPPPTGRRAAAWWPLVVAVERIVDATTAARVHIKQGAKQPSEAEIDQVVAQLRELSDGLRRIETLYAVRTDLSGPAESVLEPLRQEVAAARAITSPK, from the coding sequence ATGTCCCGAGAGTTTCCCATCGGCCTCACACCTCCCGACTGGCTGGTGCGGAACCTCCGGCCCCAGCCGGCCCCGCCCGTCAACCGCCCCGCCGTGGCCCGCGCCGCCATCGCCATGTCGCTGCCCCTGGCCGTCGGTCTGGCCACCGGCCACGCCGCCTACGGCGCCCTCGCCTCCATGGGCGCCCTCTCCGGCGTCATCGGGGACACCGCCGACGCGTACCGGATGCGCATCCTCAACATCGCGATCCCCCAGCTGTTCGGCGCGCTCGGCGTCACCCTCGGCGCGCTCGTGTACGGCCACGGCTGGACCGCCGTCGTCGCCGTCACCGGCGTGGCCCTCGTCTCCGGGATGATCTCGACGATCGGCGCGGTGGCCTCCGTGTCCGGACTGCTGCTGCTCCTCAACTCCCTGATCGGCGCCGGGCTGCCGCTGCCGGGGGCGTGGTGGCTCGCGCCGGCGCTGATGTCCGGGGGCGGACTGCTCGTCCTCGTGCTGGCCCTGCTCGCCTGGCCGCTGCGGTCGGGGGTACCGGAACGGGCGGCGGTCGCGCAGACCTATCGCAAGGTCGCCGAACTGCTCGCCGCCGGCACCACCGACGGCTACGAGGACGCCCGGTACGCCGTCACCCAGTCCCTCAACCAGTCGTACGACCTGGTCCTCGCCCGGCGTGCCCGTCACCACGGCCGCAGCCCCGAACTCGTGCGGCTGCTCGCCCAGTTGAACGCGATCACCCCGGTCGTCGAGGCCGCCCCCGCCGCCCACCAGGCCGGCCGCCCGCTGCCGCCCGAGGTCCCGCAGGCGGTCCGCCACCTCGCCGACGCCGTCGAGACCGGCTACGGCGGCCCCCTGGGGCTGGACATCCCCGCCCCGGCCGACCAGACCTCCCGCGCCGTCGAACAGGCACTGCGGCACACCGCCGAGGTGGTGGGCAGCCGGTCCCCCGACCTGCGTACCGCCGTCGCCGACGACGACCGCCTCGGCCGCCCGGCCACCCTGCGCGCCCGCGCCGTCCGCTCGGCCCGGGACGTCCTCCTGTCCGGCGGCTCCTGGCGCTACGGACTGCGCCTCGCGCTCTGCATCGGCCTCGCCCAGGTGCTGGTCTCGATCGTCCCGGTGCCGCGCTCGTACTGGGTCGCGCTGACCATCACCTTCGTCCTGAAGCCCGACTTCGGCTCCGTCTTCTCCCGGGCCCTGCTGCGCGCACTCGGCACGGTCGCCGGGCTGGTGATCGCGGCCGGGGTGCTCGTCCAGGTGCCGCGCGGCTGGTGGGACGTACCCGTGATCCTGCTGCTCGCCACCCTGATCCCGGCGCTGACCCCACGCGGGTACGGCTACCAGACGGCCGCCATCACGCCGGTGATCCTCCTCCTGTCCGACATCCTCAACCACCAGGGCGCCGCCCTGCTGCTGCCCCGGCTCCTCGACTCCCTCATGGGCTGCGGCATCGCCCTGGTCGCCGGGTACCTGCTGTGGCCGGAGAGCTGGCACACCCGCGTGGGCGTCCGCCTCGCCGATGCGGTCGCGGACACGGCACGCTACGTCGAATCGGCGTTCCGCGCCGACACCGAGGGCGCTGTCCGGGCCCGGATGCGCCGACGTCTGTACCGCGATCTCTCCGTCGTCCGTACGGAGTTCCAGCGCGCCCTGACCGAACCGCCGCCCACCGGACGGCGGGCGGCGGCGTGGTGGCCCCTGGTCGTCGCGGTGGAACGCATCGTCGACGCGACGACGGCGGCCCGGGTCCACATCAAGCAGGGCGCCAAGCAGCCGTCCGAGGCCGAGATCGACCAAGTCGTCGCACAGCTACGGGAGTTGTCGGACGGACTGCGCCGGATCGAGACGCTGTACGCGGTGCGTACGGACCTCAGCGGACCGGCGGAGAGCGTGCTGGAGCCACTGCGGCAGGAGGTGGCGGCGGCGCGGGCGATCACCTCACCCAAGTGA
- a CDS encoding alpha/beta fold hydrolase: protein MPTSTPLATNTPLTPNTPLTPLAPLTPLVLVHGHPFDHTMWNPQIEAFSATRRVIAPDLRGYGASRKPLDAATPLSQFARDIEELLDEAGVESCVLAGLSMGGQIVMECCTRFPERVRGVVLADTFPAPETPEGHLTRNATADRLLAEGMRGYADEVLEKMVAPAADPGVKAHVHRMMTATDPRGAAAALRGRAQRPDYRPLLTRLTVPALVVVGADDEFTPVTDAEAMHAALSDSTLRVIEHAAHMPNLERPAEFNEALAGFLATRIDTAS from the coding sequence ATGCCCACCTCCACCCCTCTCGCGACCAATACCCCTCTCACCCCTAATACCCCTCTTACTCCCCTTGCTCCGCTTACTCCTCTTGTTCTCGTTCACGGTCATCCCTTCGACCACACGATGTGGAACCCGCAGATCGAGGCGTTCTCCGCCACCCGCCGGGTGATCGCCCCCGACCTACGCGGCTACGGCGCCTCCCGAAAGCCCCTCGACGCCGCCACCCCGCTCTCGCAGTTCGCGCGCGACATCGAGGAGTTGCTCGACGAGGCGGGGGTGGAGTCGTGCGTGCTCGCCGGACTGTCGATGGGCGGCCAGATCGTCATGGAGTGCTGCACCCGCTTCCCGGAGCGCGTCCGGGGCGTCGTCCTCGCCGACACCTTCCCCGCGCCCGAGACACCGGAGGGACACCTCACCCGCAACGCGACGGCCGACCGACTGCTCGCCGAGGGCATGCGCGGGTACGCCGACGAGGTGCTGGAGAAGATGGTGGCCCCGGCCGCCGACCCGGGCGTCAAGGCCCACGTCCACCGCATGATGACGGCCACGGACCCCCGGGGCGCGGCGGCGGCGCTCCGGGGCCGCGCACAGCGCCCCGACTACCGCCCCCTGCTGACCCGGCTCACCGTCCCCGCCCTGGTCGTCGTCGGCGCCGACGACGAGTTCACCCCGGTCACCGACGCCGAGGCCATGCACGCGGCGCTCTCCGACTCCACGCTCCGCGTGATCGAGCACGCGGCCCACATGCCCAACCTGGAACGCCCGGCTGAGTTCAACGAAGCCCTGGCCGGCTTCCTGGCGACACGCATCGACACGGCCTCCTGA
- a CDS encoding aminotransferase-like domain-containing protein has product MQENGYGGHMDDDYRRLADRIADDIVTGRLRPGERLPPQRAFARRRGIAGSTAGRVYGELVRRGLVVGEVGRGTFVRAAPHAPAGRALAEPAVNAEVTAVNLELNYPSAPGQSELLAPALAPLLRPDVLTEALRPAPATGTAEARSAVARLLTTPGWRPDPDGVLFTGNARQSIAAALASLVRPGGRVGVEALTYPLVKEIAARLGITLVPLAMDQDGLRPDALTAAHRTAPLSALYVQPTLHNPTSVTMREERKRELAGTVRELGVSVVEDRIWSFLAGSATGAAAEGEPLAAHVPELAHVVDGLSKRVAPGLTVGFLVVPPDRVEAVAAAVRSGGWSAGRFALEAGVRWVEDGTVTRLVAAKRADAARRQRLMARELADFGGAVRSDPRAYYAWWELPASWRADTFTAAAAAHGIAITPGNAFAVGSQRAPGVVRLGLASVPEVELVRALRTLAAIARRGRTAG; this is encoded by the coding sequence ATGCAGGAGAACGGGTACGGGGGACACATGGACGACGACTACCGACGCCTCGCCGACCGCATAGCCGACGACATCGTCACCGGACGACTCCGCCCCGGCGAACGGCTGCCTCCGCAACGGGCGTTCGCACGCCGACGCGGTATCGCGGGCTCGACGGCCGGGCGCGTCTACGGCGAACTGGTGCGGCGCGGGCTGGTCGTCGGTGAGGTCGGACGCGGCACGTTCGTCCGGGCCGCACCGCACGCGCCGGCCGGGCGGGCGCTCGCCGAGCCAGCGGTGAACGCCGAGGTCACGGCGGTCAACCTGGAGCTCAACTACCCTTCCGCGCCCGGCCAGTCGGAGCTGCTCGCCCCGGCTCTCGCGCCGCTCCTGCGCCCCGACGTGCTCACCGAGGCGCTGCGCCCGGCGCCCGCCACCGGTACTGCCGAGGCCAGATCGGCGGTCGCCCGACTGCTCACGACCCCGGGCTGGCGGCCCGACCCCGACGGCGTCCTGTTCACGGGCAACGCCCGGCAGTCGATCGCCGCCGCTCTCGCCTCCCTGGTCCGGCCCGGCGGCCGGGTCGGCGTCGAGGCGCTGACGTACCCGCTGGTCAAGGAGATCGCCGCCCGCCTCGGTATCACCCTCGTCCCGCTGGCCATGGACCAGGACGGTCTGCGCCCGGACGCCCTCACCGCCGCCCACCGCACCGCTCCCCTGTCCGCGCTGTACGTCCAGCCGACGCTGCACAACCCGACGTCGGTGACGATGAGGGAGGAGAGGAAGCGTGAACTCGCGGGCACTGTACGGGAGTTGGGCGTGTCGGTGGTGGAGGACCGGATCTGGTCGTTCCTCGCCGGCTCGGCGACGGGCGCCGCTGCCGAGGGGGAGCCTCTCGCCGCTCATGTTCCCGAACTGGCCCATGTGGTCGACGGGTTGTCCAAGCGGGTCGCGCCCGGGCTCACCGTGGGCTTTCTCGTCGTACCGCCGGACCGGGTGGAAGCCGTCGCGGCGGCTGTGCGGTCGGGTGGGTGGAGTGCGGGGCGGTTCGCGCTGGAGGCCGGTGTGCGATGGGTCGAGGACGGGACCGTGACGCGGCTCGTTGCCGCCAAGCGGGCGGACGCGGCGCGTCGACAGCGGTTGATGGCAAGGGAGTTGGCGGACTTCGGCGGCGCCGTCCGGTCGGATCCGCGCGCCTACTACGCGTGGTGGGAGTTGCCCGCGTCCTGGCGGGCGGACACCTTCACGGCAGCGGCGGCGGCGCACGGCATCGCCATCACGCCGGGGAACGCTTTCGCCGTGGGCTCGCAGCGGGCGCCGGGTGTCGTCAGGCTTGGGCTTGCGTCGGTTCCGGAAGTGGAGCTGGTACGGGCGTTGCGGACGCTCGCCGCGATCGCCCGGCGGGGCCGTACCGCGGGGTGA
- a CDS encoding SH3 domain-containing protein, which yields MRTTPALRTLTAALFTGGILAVPVGTAMAAAPAGSHGSHGSGVRGTVVSVGELNLRQQPTTHSRVVARLAPDSHGRVECKVVGQTVRGNPYWYWLPGVNAWASAVYIDTGHRSVPTCADPCPEWKDDGHWSASGTFSFNWNVTFG from the coding sequence ATGCGCACCACCCCGGCTCTGCGGACCCTGACCGCGGCCCTGTTCACCGGCGGAATCCTGGCCGTGCCCGTCGGTACGGCGATGGCCGCCGCGCCTGCGGGCTCCCACGGCTCTCACGGCTCCGGGGTCCGGGGCACCGTCGTCTCCGTCGGCGAGTTGAACCTGCGGCAGCAGCCGACCACCCACTCGCGCGTCGTCGCACGGCTCGCTCCGGACAGCCACGGGCGCGTCGAGTGCAAGGTCGTCGGGCAGACCGTGCGCGGGAACCCGTACTGGTACTGGCTGCCCGGCGTCAACGCCTGGGCGAGCGCCGTCTACATCGACACCGGGCACCGGTCGGTGCCGACCTGCGCCGACCCGTGCCCGGAGTGGAAGGACGACGGCCACTGGAGCGCCTCGGGGACGTTCAGCTTCAACTGGAACGTCACCTTCGGCTGA
- a CDS encoding PP2C family protein-serine/threonine phosphatase, translating to MVGRDEGLAFSSPVVAGRRVGWVPPLVLLIVIAVLDWNTTGEFRIISWIVLVPGIAAALCRVAGTVVFAVLSLVAYVLLDGAWPHQYQTGLPDFILVGLGGLLAVLACMVRLRGERRMLHMRDVVETTRRTVLRPLPPGWGGLDHAAVYLAADAVARVGGDFYDIQPGPHGTRVLIGDVQGKGLDAVEAAAALLSTFRESAYHEPALATVAERLEVRMLRHVRYRAVLGRHEGDRDEGDRDEGDRFATAVLIGFPEERRATAAGLVAEAGVGVEIEVVNFGHEPSLIVSPDGVRSLPPGDALPLGLSELTPGGGGLPSVVRVPLAADETLLLVTDGVTEARDADGTFFPLRERVADAVAHDPHIADPQRLVAFVRDGTLRHSGGRLADDTTVFAVRAADPVSGTSRP from the coding sequence GTGGTGGGCCGGGACGAGGGCCTCGCCTTCTCGTCGCCCGTCGTCGCCGGGCGCCGTGTCGGCTGGGTGCCGCCGCTGGTGCTGCTGATCGTGATCGCGGTCCTCGACTGGAACACCACCGGTGAGTTCCGGATCATCTCCTGGATCGTGCTGGTGCCCGGGATCGCCGCCGCGCTCTGCCGGGTCGCCGGGACCGTCGTCTTCGCCGTCCTGTCCCTCGTCGCCTATGTCCTCCTCGACGGTGCCTGGCCCCACCAGTACCAGACCGGGCTGCCCGACTTCATCCTCGTCGGCCTCGGCGGGCTGCTCGCCGTCCTCGCCTGCATGGTCCGGCTGCGCGGTGAACGGCGCATGCTGCACATGCGGGACGTCGTCGAGACCACCCGCCGTACGGTGCTGCGCCCGCTGCCGCCGGGCTGGGGCGGCCTCGACCACGCGGCGGTCTATCTCGCAGCCGACGCCGTCGCCCGTGTCGGCGGCGACTTCTACGACATCCAGCCCGGCCCGCACGGCACCAGGGTCCTCATCGGTGACGTACAGGGCAAGGGGCTCGACGCGGTGGAGGCGGCGGCGGCCCTGCTCAGCACGTTCCGGGAGTCCGCGTACCACGAACCGGCGCTCGCGACCGTCGCGGAACGCCTGGAGGTACGGATGCTGCGGCACGTCCGCTACCGGGCCGTCCTCGGCCGGCACGAGGGTGACCGTGACGAGGGTGACCGTGACGAGGGCGACCGGTTCGCCACCGCCGTCCTCATCGGCTTCCCCGAGGAGCGGCGGGCGACGGCCGCCGGGCTCGTTGCCGAAGCCGGGGTCGGGGTCGAGATCGAGGTCGTCAACTTCGGGCATGAGCCTTCCCTGATCGTGTCACCCGACGGCGTACGGAGCCTGCCGCCGGGGGACGCCCTCCCGCTCGGGCTGAGCGAGTTGACCCCGGGTGGCGGCGGGCTGCCGTCCGTGGTCCGGGTACCGCTCGCCGCCGACGAGACCCTGCTCCTGGTCACCGACGGCGTCACCGAGGCCCGGGATGCCGACGGCACGTTCTTCCCGCTGCGCGAACGCGTCGCGGACGCCGTCGCCCACGATCCGCACATCGCCGACCCGCAGCGGCTGGTGGCGTTCGTCCGGGACGGCACGCTGCGGCACAGCGGGGGGCGTCTCGCCGACGACACGACGGTGTTCGCGGTGCGGGCGGCAGACCCTGTCTCCGGTACAAGCCGTCCATAG
- a CDS encoding amidohydrolase codes for MTSPVSRTALDLTADLPVPALEDLYRDLHRHPELSLAEHRTAGLLAGSLRESGYETTEGVGGTGVVGVLRNGDGPTVLLRADLDALPVPEETGLPYASTVPGVMHACGHDLHVTWLAGAAQALSAGRDTWNGTLVLVGQPGEETGEGARAMLADGLYDRFPRPDALLAQHAAPGPAGLYPHVPGLIMSASTDVDVIVHGRGGHGSRPETTVDPVVTAAYLVTRLQSVVSREIAARDSAVLTVGMIEAGTRHNIIPATARIALNLRTQSDDVRDRMLAAIRRIAQGECLAAGCPSEPEIRVGATFPPTVNDATLDERVASAHREAFGAATVFDPGPAMGSEDFAHLATDGLPYSYWFVTTTPGDVWNAAEGGDDLMARLAAVPSNHSPLFAPDLSTVAPGVRTLVSGALTVLSAT; via the coding sequence GTGACCTCTCCCGTCTCCCGCACCGCGCTCGACCTCACAGCCGACCTGCCCGTCCCGGCGCTGGAGGACCTCTACCGCGACCTGCACCGCCACCCCGAGCTGTCCCTGGCGGAACACCGCACGGCGGGCCTGCTGGCCGGGTCCCTCCGGGAATCCGGGTACGAGACGACCGAGGGCGTCGGCGGCACCGGTGTCGTGGGCGTCCTGCGCAACGGCGACGGCCCGACGGTCCTGCTCCGCGCGGACCTGGACGCGCTCCCCGTCCCCGAGGAGACCGGCCTGCCGTACGCCTCCACCGTCCCCGGCGTGATGCACGCCTGCGGCCACGACCTGCACGTGACCTGGCTGGCCGGTGCCGCCCAGGCCCTGTCGGCGGGCCGGGACACCTGGAACGGCACACTGGTGCTGGTCGGCCAGCCCGGCGAGGAGACCGGCGAGGGCGCGCGGGCGATGCTGGCGGACGGCCTGTACGACCGTTTCCCGCGCCCGGACGCCTTGTTGGCGCAGCACGCGGCGCCGGGTCCGGCCGGCCTCTATCCGCATGTCCCCGGTCTGATCATGTCGGCTTCGACGGACGTCGACGTGATCGTGCACGGCAGGGGCGGTCACGGCTCCCGCCCGGAGACGACGGTCGACCCGGTGGTGACGGCCGCCTACCTCGTCACGCGCCTCCAGTCGGTCGTCTCGCGTGAGATCGCGGCCCGCGACTCCGCCGTCCTGACGGTCGGGATGATCGAGGCGGGCACCCGGCACAACATCATCCCGGCGACGGCCCGTATCGCCCTGAACCTGCGCACCCAGTCCGACGACGTTCGCGATCGCATGCTGGCCGCGATCAGGCGTATCGCCCAGGGCGAGTGCCTGGCGGCGGGCTGCCCGAGCGAGCCGGAGATCCGGGTCGGCGCGACCTTCCCGCCGACCGTCAACGACGCGACGCTCGACGAGCGGGTGGCCTCGGCCCACCGCGAGGCGTTCGGCGCGGCCACGGTCTTCGACCCCGGGCCCGCCATGGGCAGCGAGGACTTCGCCCACCTGGCGACGGACGGACTCCCGTACTCGTACTGGTTCGTGACGACCACACCGGGCGACGTGTGGAACGCGGCGGAGGGCGGCGACGACCTGATGGCGAGGCTCGCGGCGGTCCCGAGCAACCACAGCCCCCTGTTCGCACCGGACCTCTCGACGGTCGCACCGGGGGTACGGACGCTGGTCTCGGGTGCGCTGACGGTGCTTTCGGCGACCTAG
- a CDS encoding NPP1 family protein, which yields MFKASTHSSRTSRLGRAALVALSAGALTVGFSTSAFAAILTALPANAATFQKKYMPMWDYDTDSCFPAAAVDASGKLNGGLDNTGSITGGCRTNHLGKANTYSQGWCKNGWCAYLYALYFEKDQTLAGADAFGHRHDWESVVVFQKQGDERPSYLSASRHGGYSTHPINEVPMDGNHVKIVYHKDGASTHAFRFAQWGETAEAWGDGGWDMPALVTMENMDKTPRDQLWNSKWGKANFPLTGNFQSNINKARDADSRAAAAIPAF from the coding sequence ATGTTCAAGGCATCCACGCACAGCAGCAGGACTTCCCGTCTCGGCCGGGCGGCACTCGTCGCGCTCAGCGCCGGCGCACTCACCGTCGGCTTCTCGACGAGCGCGTTCGCCGCGATCCTGACCGCGCTCCCGGCGAACGCGGCCACCTTCCAGAAGAAGTACATGCCGATGTGGGACTACGACACGGACAGCTGCTTCCCCGCGGCGGCCGTCGACGCGAGCGGAAAGCTCAACGGCGGTCTCGACAACACCGGTTCGATCACCGGAGGTTGCCGGACCAACCACCTCGGCAAGGCGAACACGTACTCGCAGGGCTGGTGCAAGAACGGCTGGTGCGCGTACCTCTACGCGCTCTACTTCGAGAAGGACCAGACGCTGGCCGGTGCCGACGCCTTCGGTCACCGCCACGACTGGGAGTCCGTGGTGGTCTTCCAGAAGCAGGGCGACGAGCGGCCCAGCTACCTCTCGGCCTCCCGGCACGGCGGCTACAGCACCCACCCGATAAACGAGGTGCCGATGGACGGCAACCACGTCAAGATCGTCTACCACAAGGACGGCGCGAGCACGCACGCCTTCCGCTTCGCCCAGTGGGGCGAGACCGCGGAGGCGTGGGGCGACGGGGGCTGGGACATGCCGGCCCTGGTGACCATGGAGAACATGGACAAGACGCCGCGCGACCAGCTGTGGAACTCCAAGTGGGGCAAAGCCAACTTCCCGCTGACCGGCAACTTCCAGAGCAACATCAACAAGGCCCGCGACGCCGACAGCCGGGCCGCGGCCGCCATCCCCGCGTTCTGA